In Ovis canadensis isolate MfBH-ARS-UI-01 breed Bighorn chromosome 3, ARS-UI_OviCan_v2, whole genome shotgun sequence, one DNA window encodes the following:
- the POMC gene encoding pro-opiomelanocortin — translation MPRLCSSRSGALLLVLLLQVSMEVRGWCLESSQCQDLTTESNLLACIRACKPDLSAETPVFPGNGDEQPLTENPRKYVMGHFRWDRFGRRNGSSSFGAGGAAQKREEEVAVGEGPGPRGDGAETGPREDKRSYSMEHFRWGKPVGKKRRPVKVYPNSAEDESAQAFPLEFKRELTGERLEQARGPEAQAESAAARAELEYGLVAEAEAAEKKDSGPYKMEHFRWGSPPKDKRYGGFMTSEKSQTPLVTLFKNAIIKNAHKKGQ, via the exons ATGCCGAGACTGTGCAGCAGTCGTTCGGGCGCCCTGCTGCTGGTCTTGCTGCTTCAGGTCTCCATGGAAGTGCGTGGTTGGTGCCTGGAGAGCAGCCAGTGTCAGGACCTCACCACGGAAAGTAACCTGCTG GCGTGCATCCGGGCCTGCAAGCCCGACCTCTCGGCCGAGACGCCGGTGTTCCCCGGCAACGGCGATGAGCAGCCGCTGACTGAGAACCCCCGGAAGTACGTCATGGGCCATTTCCGCTGGGACCGCTTCGGCCGTCGGAATGGTAGCAGCAGCTTCGGAGCTGGGGGCGCGGCCCAGAAGCGCGAGGAGGAAGTGGCGGTGGGCGAAGGCCCCGGGCCCCGCGGCGATGGCGCCGAGACGGGTCCGCGAGAGGACAAGCGTTCTTACTCCATGGAACACTTCCGCTGGGGCAAGCCGGTGGGCAAGAAGCGGCGCCCGGTGAAGGTGTACCCCAACAGCGCCGAGGACGAGTCGGCCCAGGCCTTTCCCCTCGAATTCAAGAGGGAGCTGACCGGAGAGAGGCTCGAGCAGGCGCGCGGCCCCGAGGCCCAGGCTGAGAGCGCGGCCGCCCGGGCTGAGCTGGAGTATGGTCTGGTGGCAGAGGCTGAGGCGGCCGAGAAGAAGGACTCGGGGCCCTATAAGATGGAACACTTCCGCTGGGGCAGCCCGCCCAAGGACAAGCGCTACGGCGGGTTCATGACCTCGGAGAAGAGCCAAACGCCCCTTGTCACGCTGTTCAAAAACGCCATCATCAAGAACGCCCACAAGAAGGGCCAGTGA